Below is a window of Komagataella phaffii GS115 chromosome 1, complete sequence DNA.
ATTTATTTTGCAATATCTAACTACGTCGATAAAATAAAACATAGGCGTTCCCATTTACGATTTTATGACGATCAACATTGCTAGTCACAGCACTATCGTCAAAGTAATACCATTGGCCACCTTTTTGAACATATGATGTGTAGTGACCAGATGATGTTCTGGTCCCAAAATGATTAGCCACCCCTGTCAATCGATAATTGAAAGGGGGATTCTGATTTCTCGATGGTAGCTTCTCCAAGTTTCttagttcttcttctgattgAGCTTTGGGCCAATATTTGTCCATTGATAGCTTGAACGGATAACTGATAAACTTGTCTATCTTGATTATATGACCTGTTTCCCACTTGACCTGAAACCTTTTAAAGTGAACGATCAGAACACTTGGTAGTCTAGAGATACCAAGTTTCTTAAAAGCGACCTGCTTTTTTTTACAGCTTGGACAATGCCATCTGTCATCTCCGTTCAATTCTTCTACAGAACAAAAAGCCTGGAAACAGTCATCTAGTGTGACATTTTGTCGATCTAATGGGATTGGCAAGGACAGTGAACTGAATGAGTTATAAGTAGTTGAAGTGCTTTTACAGACTGTACATTCCAATCTGGAGAAGTACTGCCCTTGAAACACATCTTCTACTATGCTAAAATTGTTTTTTAAATACCTTTCCCATTCAATGGTCGAAGCAATCCTGATAGGTAAAGCTTCCCTAAgcttttcctcttcaggTGTGAGTTCTGCGATTGGTGGTTCATTCCCACATTCATTCAGGTCTTCATGTAAACTATCCAGGAGAAAATCTaaaaattcaaaacaaTCCTGTTGCTCTCCTAACTTAAAATTCTTATTCACTGTTGAAACATCTTTGGCAAATGAAGAAGGAGTCACTGTTTTACCAGATGATCTGGATATTAATAGCACTAACAAATGAAATCCTGTAGCCAATATACCTCTCGAGCCTAATCGGCTATTAATATTGATATGTTTCTTATAATCGCCTTGtaaaaaaaatgaaacaaactTATCACTTTCTAATAGGCATTGAAGTATGCAATTCATGTAACATGTATTTCCTAGATTATTGATCCCAACAGTGTGGGCAGGCCCAGAGTTGACAGTAGTTTTTAAAGTAGgttttgaacttgattttgatgatttgggCGTAATTGTGTGTTTCGGAGTGTTACTGAAGTAGTCAGTCGTACTAGTTAAGTACCCATTCGGTTTCgaatcttgaaaactcAGATCCTGATTCCAGCCCTTAATTCCGGATTTCAAATAGACGCTCCGCCTCTTGAGGGAAGTATCTTTATTCATGATAGTCATGAACATTTGAACAGTAGCCTCGTTGTCATAATTACCATAACATACCAACAGTTCATACTGAGACCGATTCTTGAACAATCTCCTTTCATAATCTGGATTGACGGCCATTGAAAGTTGATAAAGATCCTCTGCTGTGTATCCGTTTCTGATACTCATTGGTTCTATACATATTGACATGTCCACCCCGGAGCCATCTTCAATGTGATACACGTCGTACTCTTGACGAGACCGTAGATCAATGAGGAGTATGTCATTCGGGTTCGTTTTAAGAAGGCGTGACAATTGGTCAACCGAAATGTATTCCTCATTGATTGTGATACTAAAAGGCTTTGAAGGTTTTGGTTTAAATTGTGAAGTGGGTGTAGAATCCGGTAAACTTTTGGGCTGAGTAGCAGATGGTGATTTTAAACTTCTCAGTCGAAGAACTAATGTATCATCACAAAAGTTTTTCCTTAAGCCGCTTTTTATCTGGGCAATCTCATGTTCTTGCCCCTCTACCATTTCTATCAGTTCACGATAGATTTTTGAATACGCAGATTTATATCCTCCAAAGCCAGGCAGCTTGGGTATTCTCTCTCTTAGTAAAGCTTGGGAAGCTTTGTAGTTAACATACGCTGCCTCTTGAAAACAATAGTATTTAGGGTTCTTTTCTGTGGgtccaatttttttgatttcagatCTATACTTGTCATAATAGTTCATCGCCTGAATCAGATATTGTTTGATGAAGTCAACATTTCCGTTCGAAACTTTATTATCAACCTCCCTAAGCTTTGATTCAACAATAGCATCCAGCTCTTCTACACTTTGGCAGGTCATCTGGAAGCTTTGCTTTATGTTCACGATTGTTGAGGGGGTCTAATGGTTTACTACCCCAGGTAGCATTGTGCTCCTGCAAGCTGAGGAGCGACAACAGTAATGATGGTGTTCGGTTGTTAAATAAATatcttgaaagtttttATAATGTCCTTCTCCTACTCTCCAGGATCCTTGTAAGATGCTACAAGTTTGGAGATCTTCCAAGACGTTTGGGACGAAGAGGTGGCGCCTGGTCAGTTATAAAAAACTTGTAAATACAAAGCTTGGGTATCAATTGCTTCACACGTCGAGGCTCTCCAACAATGAGgaacaaaagtttcaaagtATAATAGGGAACTCCATCGAGGAATTGACAGAATCCCAAGAAAAAGTGCATCATGTGCCCCAAGAGTCTTCAGAAATGCAGGCAGTAGCTAACGGAAACGTCAAGAAACCTCCTAAAGCCCACAAGATCATCATTTTGAAGGCTGAGGATTCTTTATCAAGAAATAGAcgtatttttgaaaaacagtTACAACCCGAAATTGAGCCAATTATGAACCTGCTAGATTTTGAGTCACAAAAGAAACAGTTATTAGTTTTTCAGACCAAAGTTACAGAGAAAGTTCTTATCGACTCAATTCACACGATGAAACCAAGCGATGTCAATGTCAGTGTAAATAGATTTGAGCAGATAGCTCAAGACTTGGCAAGTTCTTATACCTTGAACCAGTTAAGATTGTACTGCCAGACATACTATAATGATCAAATACCGCAtaagatttcaaagaaaaaactcaTAACTGATATAATTTTGAGTAAACACTGGAACTTACAGAAGACATCCAGTATTGATCCATTGAGGGATGTTATAACTGAAAAAGTTATTCAGTTGTCAGGGACTCGAGATTTATTTTTACTCCTGTCTTCTGACGGTattattcttcaacattGGGCCAAAACTGGCGCTACCATTGCTGTTTCCACTGAGGACTCCCAGTTGACTGTCAGAGCTACAAAAGCCACTGTTGATTTTATCGAAGTAATGTTAGCAAAGATTCttgagaagaaagaaacacaaTTAATC
It encodes the following:
- a CDS encoding Ubiquitin isopeptidase, with the translated sequence MTCQSVEELDAIVESKLREVDNKVSNGNVDFIKQYLIQAMNYYDKYRSEIKKIGPTEKNPKYYCFQEAAYVNYKASQALLRERIPKLPGFGGYKSAYSKIYRELIEMVEGQEHEIAQIKSGLRKNFCDDTLVLRLRSLKSPSATQPKSLPDSTPTSQFKPKPSKPFSITINEEYISVDQLSRLLKTNPNDILLIDLRSRQEYDVYHIEDGSGVDMSICIEPMSIRNGYTAEDLYQLSMAVNPDYERRLFKNRSQYELLVCYGNYDNEATVQMFMTIMNKDTSLKRRSVYLKSGIKGWNQDLSFQDSKPNGYLTSTTDYFSNTPKHTITPKSSKSSSKPTLKTTVNSGPAHTVGINNLGNTCYMNCILQCLLESDKFVSFFLQGDYKKHININSRLGSRGILATGFHLLVLLISRSSGKTVTPSSFAKDVSTVNKNFKLGEQQDCFEFLDFLLDSLHEDLNECGNEPPIAELTPEEEKLREALPIRIASTIEWERYLKNNFSIVEDVFQGQYFSRLECTVCKSTSTTYNSFSSLSLPIPLDRQNVTLDDCFQAFCSVEELNGDDRWHCPSCKKKQVAFKKLGISRLPSVLIVHFKRFQVKWETGHIIKIDKFISYPFKLSMDKYWPKAQSEEELRNLEKLPSRNQNPPFNYRLTGVANHFGTRTSSGHYTSYVQKGGQWYYFDDSAVTSNVDRHKIVNGNAYVLFYRRS